From the Musa acuminata AAA Group cultivar baxijiao chromosome BXJ1-2, Cavendish_Baxijiao_AAA, whole genome shotgun sequence genome, one window contains:
- the LOC135611776 gene encoding receptor-like protein 38: protein MGGRTLLVLTFSLTVLSIELGISHGCRETERKALIDFKRGLHDPSNRLSSWVGEDCCAWEGVGCSNISGHVIKLDLRNKRRTDLTKDCTHQEVYYFLDYYPRSELLDDDPGCNWAVRGDITPSLRSLQQLSHLDFSGNYFTHKPIPKFLGAFRRLTYLNLSGAGFVGRVPDQLGNLSTLQHLDLSYNCYGDDEGDDFFCLYLENTRWISMLTSLRHLNMTRVRFTNAANWFQDLNALPHIQEIELSSCDLWTFPRSPSHVNFTSLTTLDLRYNDINSTVPDWVFNITSLEFLCLGGNEIYGFFPDSVTKLTSLRALDLSGSVFQDGFMRLAPISNLCKLQILDLSYVPINDVLANLKMVFSGCLRNSMEELYLGGTQLSGSFPDWLGNIKNLKSLDLSFNSLYGSVPASIGNLSLLQHLVLYSNDLNGTISEGIGQLKSLIYLDLSRNSLSLSEVQLANLSSLRYLVISNNYDSRKSGDWILPFSVSRVGVIDMILDGLPSSLEHLDLSYNSLNGSLPTSLGNLSMLQSLILRFNYLNGTFPEGIKRLKGLVQLDLYSNSLRLSEDDLANLSRSNNLNGMLPEGIKWLKGLTDLDLYNNSLSLSEVQLANLSSLKYLDISYNSIYLNKSDDWIPPFQLNTLRLGFCQILPRPHFPKWLRTQTTLGELDLSNTVDLSNNHLSGIIPNSFGNFSALKGSPSKDLYFHNIYYEDYMWLFTKGSELEYNSMLLSINTVIDLSNNGLSGCIPRELGNLHGLRSLNLSGNYLTGEIPSNIDGMQLLEILDLSRNNLSGIIPSTLANLNFLNDLNLSYNNLSGKIPTGSQLQTLTDPSIYAGNPNLCGLPLPKNCTVNITKTDGEGQNEDSSESRMETLWLYTSITLGFITGFWAICGSLLLRRTWRITYFRAIDNMFDKLYVVMVVTVAKYKRKL from the exons ATGGGTGGGAGAACTCTTCTTGTCCTCACCTTTTCTCTTACTGTTCTTAGCATTGAGCTTGGGATTTCTCATGGCTGCCGAGAGACGGAGAGGAAAGCCCTCATCGACTTCAAGCGTGGACTTCATGATCCTTCCAATCGTCTCTCTTCCTGGGTCGGCGAGGACTGTTGTGCATGGGAAGGAGTTGGCTGCAGCAACATCTCTGGTCATGTTATCAAGCTGGATCTTCGAAATAAACGTCGGACGGATCTAACTAAGGACTGCACTCATCAGGAGGTGTACTACTTTTTGGATTATTATCCAAGATCCGAATTGTTGGATGATGATCCAGGATGCAATTGGGCAGTGCGTGGTGACATAACTCCCTCACTGCGTTCTCTCCAACAACTTAGTCACCTGGACTTCAGCGGCAACTATTTTACACATAAACCTATCCCCAAGTTCTTGGGAGCTTTCAGAAGACTAACATATCTTAACCTCTCAGGTGCAGGTTTCGTGGGTAGAGTACCTGACCAGCTCGGAAATCTATCCACTTTGCAGCACCTCGACCTTTCTTATAACTGCTATGGGGATGATGAAGGTGATGACTTCTTCTGCTTGTACCTTGAGAACACGAGATGGATCTCTATGCTCACTTCCCTTCGGCATCTTAACATGACTCGTGTCCGTTTTACAAATGCGGCCAACTGGTTCCAAGATTTGAATGCACTACCACATATACAAGAGATTGAATTAAGTTCTTGTGACTTATGGACCTTTCCCCGTTCGCCGTCTCATGTCAACTTCACATCTCTCACCACTCTTGATTTACGATACAATGATATAAACTCCACCGTACCAGATTGGGTGTTCAATATTACTAGCCTCGAGTTCCTTTGTCTTGGTGGGAATGAAATATACGGATTCTTTCCTGATTCTGTTACGAAGTTGACATCTCTCAGGGCACTCGACTTGTCTGGGAGTGTGTTCCAAGATGGCTTCATGCGATTAGCTCCTATATCCAACCTCTGCAAGCTCCAAATTCTCGATCTAAGCTATGTGCCTATTAACGATGTGCTTGCCAATTTAAAAATGGTTTTCTCTGGATGTCTTAGGAATAGCATGGAGGAATTGTACCTCGGAGGCACCCAACTGAGTGGTTCCTTTCCGGATTGGCTAGGGAACATCAAGAATCTTAAATCTCTTGATCTTTCTTTCAACTCCCTCTATGGATCAGTGCCTGCATCTATCGGGAATCTATCATTGCTGCAACATTTAGTTTTATATTCTAATGATTTGAATGGGACGATTTCGGAAGGCATCGGACAACTGAAGAGCCTTATCTATTTGGATCTCAGTCGTAACTCGTTGAGCTTATCGGAGGTCCAATTGGCTAATCTATCAAGTTTAAGGTATTTGGTCATTTCGAACAACTACGACTCGAGAAAAAGTGGTGATTGGATCCTGCCATTTTCAGTTTCAA GAGTAGGAGTAATAGACATGATTCTCGATGGGCTTCCTTCTAGTCTCGAGCATTTGGATCTTTCTTACAACTCTCTCAATGGATCATTGCCCACATCTCTTGGAAACCTCTCTATGCTACAATCTTTGATTTTACGTTTCAATTATCTGAATGGGACGTTTCCGGAAGGCATCAAACGGTTGAAGGGCCTCGTCCAATTGGATCTTTACAGTAACTCTTTGAGATTGTCGGAGGACGATCTTGCTAATCTATCAA GATCCAACAATTTGAATGGGATGCTTCCGGAAGGCATCAAATGGTTGAAGGGCCTTACAGATTTGGATCTCTACAATAACTCGTTGAGCTTATCGGAGGTCCAATTGGCTAATCTATCAAGTTTGAAATATTTGGACATTTCATACAACTCTATATACTTGAACAAAAGCGATGACTGGATCCCTCCCTTTCAACTTAACACCCTTCGCTTGGGATTCTGTCAAATATTGCCCAGGCCCCATTTTCCGAAATGGCTCCGAACACAAACCACTCTTGGTGAATTAGATTTATCAAATACAG TGGATCTCTCGAATAATCATCTTTCGGGAATAATACCAAACAGCTTTGGCAATTTTAGTGCGTTGAAAGGCTCTCCTTCAAAGGATTTGTACTTTCATAATATTTACTATGAGGATTACATGTGGCTCTTCACAAAAGGAAGTGAACTCGAATACAACAGCATGCTACTTTCAATCAATACAGTTATTGATCTCTCCAACAATGGTTTGTCCGGGTGCATCCCTAGAGAGTTGGGAAATTTGCATGGTCTGCGGAGCTTAAATCTATCTGGGAATTACCTAACAGGGGAGATACCAAGCAACATTGACGGAATGCAACTACTAGAAATTCTTGACCTCTCAAGAAACAATCTCTCAGGTATAATTCCTTCGACCTTGGCAAATTTAAATTTCttgaatgatttgaacttgtcatATAATAATCTCTCGGGTAAAATCCCCACTGGAAGCCAATTGCAAACTTTAACCGATCCATCTATCTATGCTGGCAATCCAAATCTTTGTGGCCTTCCTCTCCCCAAAAATTGTACGGTGAATATAACGAAGACTGATGGAGAAGGGCAAAATGAAGATTCTTCTGAGAGCAGAATGGAAACACTTTGGTTATACACAAGCATCACCCTAGGATTTATTACCGGATTTTGGGCGATTTGTGGAAGCCTTTTGTTACGACGGACATGGAGGATCACGTACTTCCGTGCCATTGATAACATGTTTGACAAGCTATACGTGGTGATGGTAGTGACCGTGGCAAAATACAAAAGGAAGCTTTGA
- the LOC103976341 gene encoding receptor-like protein EIX2, with product MGGRTPLVVLTFSLAVLSIELGISHGCRETERKALIDFKRGLHDPSNRLSSWVGEDCCAWEGVGCSNISGHVIKLDLRNRRLTYPIEYCTHPEVYDILDDDPGCKWAVRGDITPSLRSLQQLNRLDLSGNYFMHKPIPKFLGAFRRLTYLNLSGAGFVGRVPDQLGNLSTLQHLDLSYNCYWDDDGEGFFCLYLENTRWISMLTSLRHLNMTRVRFTNATNWLQDLNVLPHVQEIELRGCDLWTFPRSLSHANFTSLTTLDLRGNDINSTIPDWVFNITSLEFLYLGGNDLSGFFPNSVTKLTSLKALDLSWSVFQDGFMQVAPISNLCKLQILYLSHVPIKDVLANLEMVFSGCLRHSMEELDLSGTQLSGSFPDWLGNIKNLKSLDLSFNSLCGSVPASIGNLSLLQHLVLYSNDLNGTISEGIGQLKSLVYLDLSRNSLSISEVQLGNISSLRYLDISNNYDSRKSGVGAIDMILDGLPSSLEYLDVSYNSLHGSLPTSIGNLSMLQSLFLRSSYLNGMLPEGIKQLKGLVQLDLYNNSLSLSEDGLANLPSLKYLDISYNSIHLNKSDDWIPPFQLDALYMQFCQILPIPHFPKWLQTQTTLGELDLSNTGMKEAIPNWLPSSLEYLDLSNNMIGGDVPYYFSNLTVLDLSNNSLSGYLPPKISIMMSNLKYLFLSDNKIMGGIPFSYCRIKSLVVLRLSKNNLSGELPNCWKNSSSLLILDLSINKLQGGLPDSLSNLQNLQSLHLNYNNFMGQIPLSFRNFTGLVTLDLAHNKFIGNIPNWIGESLPYLRTLNLRSNAFTGSIPQLSHLTSLQIVDLSNNHLSGILPSSFGNFTALKGSPSKGLYFHNFDYEDYMWLFTKGSELEYNTMLLSIDTVIDLSNNGLSGCIPRELGNLHRLRSLNLSGNYLTGEIPSNIDGMQQLEILDLSRNNLSGIIPSTLADLNFLNDLNLSYNNLSGKIPTGSQLQTLNDPSAYAGNPNLCGPPLPKNCTVNIAKTDGEEQNEDSSESRMETLWLYTSITLGFITGFWAICGSLLLRRIWRIAYFRAIDNMFDKLYVEMVVTVAKYKRKL from the exons ATGGGCGGGAGAACCCCTCTTGTTGTCCTCACCTTTTCTCTTGCTGTTCTGAGCATTGAGCTTGGGATTTCTCATGGCTGCCGAGAGACGGAGAGGAAAGCCCTCATCGACTTCAAGCGTGGACTTCATGATCCTTCCAATCGTCTCTCTTCCTGGGTCGGGGAGGACTGTTGTGCGTGGGAAGGAGTTGGCTGCAGCAACATCTCTGGTCATGTTATCAAGCTGGATCTTCGAAATAGACGTCTGACGTATCCAATTGAGTACTGCACTCATCCGGAGGTGTACGACATATTGGATGATGATCCAGGATGCAAATGGGCAGTGCGTGGTGACATAACTCCATCACTGCGTTCTCTCCAACAACTTAATCGCCTGGACCTCAGCGGCAACTATTTTATGCATAAACCTATCCCAAAGTTCTTGGGAGCTTTCAGAAGACTAACATATCTTAACCTCTCAGGTGCAGGCTTCGTGGGTAGAGTACCTGACCAGCTCGGAAATCTATCCACTTTGCAGCACCTCGACCTTTCTTATAACTGCTATTGGGATGATGACGGTGAAGGCTTCTTCTGCTTGTACCTTGAGAACACGAGATGGATCTCTATGCTCACTTCCCTTCGGCATCTTAACATGACTCGTGTCCGTTTTACAAATGCGACCAACTGGTTACAAGATTTGAACGTGTTGCCACATGTTCAAGAGATTGAATTAAGAGGTTGTGACTTATGGACCTTTCCACGTTCGCTGTCTCATGCCAACTTCACATCTCTCACCACTCTTGATTTACGAGGTAATGATATAAACTCCACCATACCAGATTGGGTGTTCAATATTACTAGCCTCGAGTTCCTTTATCTTGGTGGGAATGACCTATCTGGATTCTTTCCTAATTCTGTTACGAAGTTGACATCTCTCAAGGCACTCGACTTGTCTTGGAGTGTGTTCCAAGATGGCTTCATGCAGGTAGCTCCTATATCCAACCTCTGCAAGCTCCAAATTCTCTACCTGAGCCATGTGCCTATCAAAGATGTGCTTGCCAATCTAGAAATGGTTTTCTCTGGATGTCTCAGGCATAGCATGGAGGAATTGGACCTCAGCGGCACCCAGCTGAGTGGTTCCTTTCCGGATTGGCTAGGGAACATCAAGAATCTCAAATCTCTTGATCTTTCTTTCAACTCCCTCTGTGGATCAGTGCCTGCATCTATCGGGAATCTATCATTGCTGCAACATTTAGTTTTATATTCTAATGATTTGAATGGGACGATTTCGGAAGGCATCGGACAACTGAAGAGCCTTGTCTATTTGGATCTCAGTCGTAACTCGTTGAGCATATCGGAGGTCCAATTGGGTAATATATCAAGTTTAAGGTATTTGGACATTTCGAACAACTACGACTCGAGAAAAAGTG GAGTGGGAGCAATAGACATGATTCTCGATGGGCTTCCTTCTAGTCTCGAGTATTTGGATGTTTCTTATAACTCTCTCCACGGATCATTGCCTACATCTATTGGAAACCTCTCTATGCTGCAATCTTTGTTTCTACGTTCCAGTTACCTTAATGGGATGCTGCCGGAAGGAATCAAACAGTTGAAGGGCCTCGTCCAATTGGATCTTTACAATAACTCGTTGAGCTTATCGGAGGACGGCCTCGCTAATCTACCAAGTTTGAAATATTTGGACATTTCATATAACTCTATACACTTGAACAAAAGCGATGACTGGATCCCTCCCTTTCAGCTGGACGCACTTTATATGCAATTCTGCCAAATACTACCTATACCCCATTTTCCGAAATGGCTCCAAACACAAACCACTCTTGGTGAATTAGATTTATCAAATACAGGTATGAAAGAAGCGATTCCCAATTGGCTTCCATCCAGTCTCGAGTATTTGGATCTCTCCAATAATATGATTGGTGGTGATGTACCATATTATTTTTCAAATCTAACTGTGTTGGATCTCAGCAATAACTCGTTATCAGGATATCTTCCTCCAAAAATATCAATTATGATGTcaaatctgaaatatttgtttctcTCCGACAATAAGATTATGGGTGGCATCCCCTTCTCTTATTGTCGAATCAAGTCTTTGGTAGTGCTTCGACTTTCTAAAAATAATTTGTCAGGGGAGCTTCCTAATTGCTGGAAAAATTCCTCAAGTTTACTTATATTGGACTTATCAATCAACAAATTACAAGGAGGACTTCCCGACTCCCTTAGCAATTTACAAAATCTACAGTCACTACATCTGAACTACAATAATTTTATGGGACAAATCCCTCTTTCTTTCAGAAATTTTACCGGATTGGTTACTCTTGATCTGGCTCACAACAAATTCATCGGCAATATACCAAATTGGATTGGAGAAAGCCTACCATACTTAAGGACTCTCAACTTACGCTCGAATGCCTTTACTGGCAGCATTCCTCAGTTATCTCATCTTACATCTCTTCAGATAGTCGATCTCTCGAATAATCATCTTTCAGGAATACTACCAAGCAGCTTTGGTAATTTTACTGCGTTGAAAGGCTCTCCTTCAAAGGGTTTGTACTTTCATAATTTTGACTATGAGGATTACATGTGGCTCTTCACAAAAGGAAGTGAACTCGAATACAACACCATGCTACTTTCAATCGACACAGTCATTGATCTCTCCAACAATGGTTTGTCCGGTTGCATCCCTAGAGAGTTGGGAAATTTGCATCGTCTGCGAAGCTTAAATCTATCTGGGAATTACCTAACAGGGGAGATACCAAGCAACATTGACGGAATGCAACAGCTAGAAATCCTCGACCTCTCAAGAAACAATCTCTCGGGTATAATTCCTTCGACCTTGGCAGATTTAAATTTCttaaatgatttgaacttgtcatATAATAATCTCTCGGGTAAAATCCCTACTGGGAGCCAATTGCAAACTTTAAATGATCCATCTGCCTATGCTGGTAATCCAAATCTTTGTGGCCCTCCTCTCCCCAAAAATTGTACGGTGAATATAGCGAAGACTGATGGAGAAGAGCAAAATGAAGATTCTTCTGAGAGCAGAATGGAAACACTATGGTTATATACAAGCATTACCCTAGGATTTATTACTGGATTTTGGGCGATTTGTGGAAGCCTTTTGTTACGACGGATATGGAGGATCGCGTACTTCCGTGCCATTGATAACATGTTTGACAAGCTATACGTGGAGATGGTAGTGACCGTGGCAAAATACAAAAGGAAGCTTTGA
- the LOC135612845 gene encoding FCS-Like Zinc finger 3-like encodes MGSSSFSSSSSSSDGSLSTVEIQAGFSGCSPYVPSPPPSCYGSAMLGSVSSLRPRSLFFDGLDDEEDDEPRHFLDSCALCRKPLARNRDIFMYRGDMPFCSEECRKEQIEIDEAKEKSWKLSIKTSSSRKEQQRKIAAAGGAKSEKIHVRAGTVVAG; translated from the exons ATgggctcctcttccttttcctcctcctcctcctcctctgatgGATCTTTAAGCACGGTCGAAATCCAAGCAGGTTTCTCTGGCTGTTCCCCCTACGTACCTTCACCTCCACCCTCTTGCTACGGAAGCGCCATGTTGGGATCCGTGTCGTCTTTGAGGCCGAGAAGTCTGTTCTTCGATGGCTTGGACGACGAAGAAGACGACGAGCCCCGCCACTTCCTGGACTCCTGCGCCCTCTGCAGGAAGCCCCTCGCCCGCAACCGCGATATCTTCATGTACAG AGGGGACATGCCGTTCTGCAGCGAGGAGTGCCGGAAGGAGCAGATCGAGATCGACGAAGCCAAGGAGAAGAGCTGGAAGCTGTCCATAAAGACCTCCAGCTCGAGGAAGGAACAGCAGCGGAAGATCGCCGCCGCCGGCGGTGCCAAGTCTGAGAAGATCCACGTCAGAGCCGGCACTGTGGTGGCTGGGTGA